In the Aristaeella hokkaidonensis genome, AGATTGTCCGTGTGAATCCGATGGAAGTCATCTGCAATGATCCGCCGCAGCTGACAGCGCTGACAGGAGGAGACATCAGGGGACTCAACGGACAGCCAAGGGTCTGGTTCCAGCGGAGAAACGCAGAAGATACCATCTGCGAGCATTTTCATCTCAGCCAGCTGACATCACTTGGCCTGGATGATAAAAAAGAAGCCACCTGTGCAGCCGGCGCATTGCTGCGTTATCTTCATGAAACGCAGAAGAACAGTCTGGAACATATCCGTACGCTGCGAATTGCAGAAAATGGAAAAACCATGCTTCTGGACCAGAATACCAGGCGGAATCTTGAGCTTACAGAGAGCCTGAGAGGAGAACGCAGAAAGGGTACACTTCTCGGCCTGCTTGATTTGACAAGTACGGCAATGGGCGGAAGACTGCTTCGCCGATGGGTGGAACAGCCCCTTCTGGATGAAAAGGAGATCAACAACCGTCTGGATGCCGTGGAGGAACTTGTCAATGACAGGATTCTCGGCATGACACTGGCGGAAGAACTTGAAGGCGTGTACGATATGGAGCGCCTGATGAATAAGGTTGCATACAGGAATATGAATGCCAGGGACTGCCTTGCCCTGTGTGCGAGCCTGAAGCGTATACCGGGAATCCGCAATCTGCTTATCAATGTGCAAAGTGCAGAAATGATCAGGATCCATGATGAACTCAATCCGCTGGAGGAACTGACAGACCTGCTGGATCGGGCCATTCATCCGGACGCGCCTGTCATTATCACGGAGGGCGGGATTATCCGGGAAGGATATTCACAGATCCTGGATGAATACCGTGAAGCACAGACCAGCGGAAAACAATGGATCCTGGATCTCGAAGCCAGGGAAAGAGAAGAGACGGGTATCAGAAATCTCAGGATTCAGTACAATAAGGTATTCGGGTATTACATTGAAGTGACCAAAAGCTTTCTGAGCCAGGTACCTGAAAGATATATCCGGAAGCAGACGCTGACCAATGCAGAACGGTATATGACTCCTGAACTGAAAGAAATTGAGCAGAAGATCATCGGCGCACAGGAGCAAAGCGTACGCCTTGAACTACAGCTTTTCAGCGAGGTCAGGGATCGTATTGCTGAACAGATTGAAGGAATCCAAAGAACCGCTCAGGCGCTTAAGGAACTTGACGTATTCCAGAGCCTGAGCCGGGCAGCTTCGGAAAATCATTATGTACGTCCTTCCATTACTTCGGACGGAACGCTTTCGATCGTTGAGGGCCGTCATCCTGTGGTGGAAAGGAATATGAAGGATGGCGGGTTCATTCCCAATGATACGCTGCTGGACGGAAATGAAAACCGGATGATGATTATCACCGGACCGAATATGGCAGGTAAAAGTACCTATATGCGTCAGGTGGCGCTGATCTGCCTGATGGCGCAGATCGGAAGCTTTGTTCCTGCCAGGGAGGCCAGCCTTCCGGTCTGTGACCGTATTTTTACGAGGGTAGGCGCCAGCGATGATCTGGCCAGCGGACAGAGTACCTTTATGGTTGAGATGAGCGAAACCGCTCATATCCTCAGGAACGCAACGAAAAACAGCCTGATTATTCTTGATGAGATCGGACGGGGAACCAGCACATTTGACGGACTGTCCATTGCATGGGCAGTGGTGGAATATATTGCTGACAAGGAACGGATCGGAGCAAAAACCCTGTTTGCGACGCATTATCATGAATTAAGTGAACTCGAGGGTCATCTGGACGGGGTGAAAAATTTCTGTATTTCCGTCAAGGAACATGGGGAAGACGTTATCTTCCTTCGGAAAATTGTTCGCGGCGGTGCGGATAAAAGCTTTGGTGTTCATGTGGCCAGGCTGGCGGGAGTGCCTCATCCGGTAATCGTGCGTGCGCATGAGATTCAGGCCAGGCTGGAAGTCAGTGAAATCAACCAGAATACCATTGGCCAGAATATTCTGGGTGAGGATACTGGTTTCAGGAAAAATGAACAGATGGATCTGTTTGAGTATAAAAAAGATGAAATAATCAAGGAGCTTCAGGAAATTGACGTGATGGCAATCACGCCGATGGATGCGATGAATACGTTGTTCCTGCTCCGGGAAAAGGCACGCAAGCTGTAATCAGCCTTAAGCCGGGAAAAGGCAATTTGAAAAGGAGAACACTATGGGAAAGATCAGACCGCTGAGTGAAAACCTGATTGGTAAAATAGCTGCGGGTGAAGTCGTGGAAAGACCGGCGGCGGCCATCAAGGAACTGATTGAAAACAGTCTGGATGCCGGTGCTACAGCGGTGACAGTCGAAATCCAGGAAGGCGGACTGACAAGCATCCGCGTAGCCGATAATGGCAGCGGTATTGATGAAAGCGATATCCGCATGGCGTTTGAACGGCATGCCACAAGTAAAATCAGCAGGGAACAGGATCTTGACGCCATTGCAACTCTGGGCTTCCGCGGAGAGGCTCTTGCAAGTATTGCAGCCGTATCACGGATTACAATGACAACCCGGACCGCTGCAAGCGATACAGGATTGAAAGTAAAAAACGAAGGCGGACGGATTACTGATATACAGGAAATTGCCTGCCCAGTCGGCACAACAATCCAGGTGAATGATTTGTTTTTCAATGTTCCTGTCCGCAAAGGATTTATGAAAAAAGCCGGTCAGGAAGCTTCGGCAGTTCACGATCTGATTGTCCAGCTTTTACTGAGCCGCCCCGATGTCAGTTTCAGGTATATTTCAAACGGTAAAACAGAATTTCATTCACCCGGAGACGGACAGACAGCCACGGCATTGCAGACGGTTTACGGAAGCTATGCCATGAAGTTTATGAAAGAAGTGAATGATCACGGGAACGGACTGATCATCAAGGGGTATGTCGGTATCGGAGAGAACGGAAGAGGAAACCGGAATCAGGAAATGTTCTTCATCAACGGCCGTGTCATGCATAATAAAATCCTGAACGAAGCATTGGAAACGGCCTGCAGGGAACGGGTGATGATTGGGAAATTCCCGGTCTGTGCACTGTATATCACCATTCCGTATGAAGCAGTGGACGTCAATGTACACCCGAATAAGCTGGAAGTGCGATTCAGGGATGAAACAGGGGTTTATGAAGCTGTACTCAGTGCTGTGCTGATGGCATTGAAAGAAAAGGATGCTTTTCAGCATCCGGTTGAGATGACTCTCAGCCCCCAGAAGGAAAAAGCTTCTGACCGGATGACGGAAGTTCCTGTCCAGGCGGCTCCTGCCATGCGCCGTCCGCTGCCTTCTCCTGATGAATCGGTGACAGTCAGCCGGACGCTCCCTGCCAGTGCGTCTGCTATTTCTCCTGCCCCAAAACCGGAACCCGTTTACAGGGATATCCCGCCAAAGCCGGCAGAAACAATCAATATCCCTGCTGCCGGCCGTGAGTATGCAGCTCCCACTGTGATGAAAGAAAATGCAGAACAGGTTAACACAATCCTGAGTGCAGTCAGGAAACCGATGAAAGTATTCGGCGCGCTGTTCAACACGTTTATCCTGGTTGAATATGAAGACCAGCTGCTGATGGTTGACCAGCACGCGGTCCATGAGCGTCTGCTGTTTGACAGGCTTATGAGTGAACACACGGAAAAAGCCCAGGCCGGCCAGGAAATGCTTGTTCCTGTTGTGCTTGGTGTTACAAATGCTGAACAGCGCCTGCTGGAAGATAACAGGGAAGCGCTGGAAAGCATAGGACTCGTTGTTGAGGCGTTTGGTGAGAAGGATGTAGCTGTCAGGACGATCCCCGTAATTCTGGGCGAGGCACAGACAAAGGATTTTATACGGGATGTGATCAACGATCTTCAGAACGGAAAAGATCCGACTTTTGAGAAGAAACGGACACAGCTGCTTCAGACCGCCTGCAAGCATGCCGTTAAGGGCGGAGAAACGCTGACAGAAGAAGAATTGCGGAGCCTTCTTGACACAATGATTGAACAGAAGGTGACACCCACCTGTCCCCACGGAAGACCGCTTGTGGTTTCCATCAGCCACAGGGAACTGGACAGGAAATTCAAACGCATACAGAACTGACCGGAGAACAGTATGACAGAACAGATTGTCTGCAGAGTCATAACGGGGCCTACAGCCAGCGGGAAGACCAGTCTGAGCGTACGTCTCGCACAGGAGCAGGGATGGGATATTCTGTGTATGGACAGTATGCAGATTTACAGAAGAATGGATATCGGAACCGCTAAACCGACAAAGGAAGAAATGGGCGGTGTATGTCATTATCTGATGGATATCTGTGAACCAACGGATATGTTCAGCGTTGCAGATTACAGGGATGAAGCCGAGAAACTGATTCTGCAGCTTACAGAAAAGGGAAGACATGTATTGTTTGTCGGAGGAACTGTACTTTATCTTCAGTCGCTGATGCATCCCATGGGAATGGGAATGACGCCGGCCAATGAAGAACTGAGGAAGACGTTGCATGCAATGGCGGAAACGGCAGACGGACGCGCCGCGCTGCATGAGAGGCTTCGACGTATAGATCCGGTAACTGCCCAACGTCTTCCGGTGAATGATGTCAGAAGGATTATTCGTGCAATAGAAGTATGGGAGGCTACCGGAATTCCTTTTTCCGAACAGCCCAGGCGTGAGAATGAGAATGACCGCCGATTCCGCTGGAAGGTGGTTTCCACTGAAATGGACAGGGATTTACTCTATGACCGGATCAATCAACGCGTAACAGATATGATCCAAAAGGGATTAAAGAATGAAGTGGCATCCCTGCTGGAGGAAGGCGTACCTGAAGACGCCAGGAGCATGAACGGCCTGGGGTACAAGGAGATGATTCCCTGTATACGCGGTGAGTATTCTGTTGAAGATGCGGCAGAGATGATCCGGAAGGGAACACGTCATTATGCAAAAAGGCAGATGACGTTCCTGCGCAGGGAAGAATGCATTCATT is a window encoding:
- the mutS gene encoding DNA mismatch repair protein MutS: MALSPMMQQYLRIHDQYADCLLLFRLGDFYELFFEDAKTASRELELTLTGKDCGLEERAPMCGVPYHSVNTYIEKLIAKGYKVAICEQMEDPALAKGLVDRDVVRVITAGTVTDPAMLEDKANNYLMCVYLDGKKTGIAYADVSTGEFFVMEPEVNLLRAQIVRVNPMEVICNDPPQLTALTGGDIRGLNGQPRVWFQRRNAEDTICEHFHLSQLTSLGLDDKKEATCAAGALLRYLHETQKNSLEHIRTLRIAENGKTMLLDQNTRRNLELTESLRGERRKGTLLGLLDLTSTAMGGRLLRRWVEQPLLDEKEINNRLDAVEELVNDRILGMTLAEELEGVYDMERLMNKVAYRNMNARDCLALCASLKRIPGIRNLLINVQSAEMIRIHDELNPLEELTDLLDRAIHPDAPVIITEGGIIREGYSQILDEYREAQTSGKQWILDLEAREREETGIRNLRIQYNKVFGYYIEVTKSFLSQVPERYIRKQTLTNAERYMTPELKEIEQKIIGAQEQSVRLELQLFSEVRDRIAEQIEGIQRTAQALKELDVFQSLSRAASENHYVRPSITSDGTLSIVEGRHPVVERNMKDGGFIPNDTLLDGNENRMMIITGPNMAGKSTYMRQVALICLMAQIGSFVPAREASLPVCDRIFTRVGASDDLASGQSTFMVEMSETAHILRNATKNSLIILDEIGRGTSTFDGLSIAWAVVEYIADKERIGAKTLFATHYHELSELEGHLDGVKNFCISVKEHGEDVIFLRKIVRGGADKSFGVHVARLAGVPHPVIVRAHEIQARLEVSEINQNTIGQNILGEDTGFRKNEQMDLFEYKKDEIIKELQEIDVMAITPMDAMNTLFLLREKARKL
- the mutL gene encoding DNA mismatch repair endonuclease MutL; the protein is MGKIRPLSENLIGKIAAGEVVERPAAAIKELIENSLDAGATAVTVEIQEGGLTSIRVADNGSGIDESDIRMAFERHATSKISREQDLDAIATLGFRGEALASIAAVSRITMTTRTAASDTGLKVKNEGGRITDIQEIACPVGTTIQVNDLFFNVPVRKGFMKKAGQEASAVHDLIVQLLLSRPDVSFRYISNGKTEFHSPGDGQTATALQTVYGSYAMKFMKEVNDHGNGLIIKGYVGIGENGRGNRNQEMFFINGRVMHNKILNEALETACRERVMIGKFPVCALYITIPYEAVDVNVHPNKLEVRFRDETGVYEAVLSAVLMALKEKDAFQHPVEMTLSPQKEKASDRMTEVPVQAAPAMRRPLPSPDESVTVSRTLPASASAISPAPKPEPVYRDIPPKPAETINIPAAGREYAAPTVMKENAEQVNTILSAVRKPMKVFGALFNTFILVEYEDQLLMVDQHAVHERLLFDRLMSEHTEKAQAGQEMLVPVVLGVTNAEQRLLEDNREALESIGLVVEAFGEKDVAVRTIPVILGEAQTKDFIRDVINDLQNGKDPTFEKKRTQLLQTACKHAVKGGETLTEEELRSLLDTMIEQKVTPTCPHGRPLVVSISHRELDRKFKRIQN
- the miaA gene encoding tRNA (adenosine(37)-N6)-dimethylallyltransferase MiaA, with amino-acid sequence MTEQIVCRVITGPTASGKTSLSVRLAQEQGWDILCMDSMQIYRRMDIGTAKPTKEEMGGVCHYLMDICEPTDMFSVADYRDEAEKLILQLTEKGRHVLFVGGTVLYLQSLMHPMGMGMTPANEELRKTLHAMAETADGRAALHERLRRIDPVTAQRLPVNDVRRIIRAIEVWEATGIPFSEQPRRENENDRRFRWKVVSTEMDRDLLYDRINQRVTDMIQKGLKNEVASLLEEGVPEDARSMNGLGYKEMIPCIRGEYSVEDAAEMIRKGTRHYAKRQMTFLRREECIHYVRTDREDAYDEMRRYLL